In the genome of Dermacentor andersoni chromosome 3, qqDerAnde1_hic_scaffold, whole genome shotgun sequence, one region contains:
- the LOC126544857 gene encoding putative nuclease HARBI1 codes for MAALRLARLEMLSEHLLRRGRVFRDRTNPLDAFSEEELQRRVRFGRDGIVFFVEFLRSEIEHPTCGSGALNAELQVMLALKFFASGCFLITAGDVIGAHESTASRTVRRVALALVRRRRHWISWPSPRQVRGVQGCFYAVAGFPRVVGAIDGTHVRIQAPGEHEEAYVNRHFYHSINVELTK; via the exons ATGGCTGCCCTGCGGTTGGCCCGCCTCGAGATGCTCTCCGAGCACTTGCTGCGCCGCGGACGTGTGTTTCGCGACAGGACAAATCCGCTGGACGCCTTCAGCGAGGAGGAGCTGCAGCGGCGCGTACGCTTCGGGCGGGACGGCATAGTATTTTTTGTCGAGTTCCTTCGCTCCGAGATCGAGCACCCGACGTGTGGGAGTGGTGCTTTGAACGCCGAGCTGCAGGTGATGCTGGCACTGAAATTTTTTGCCTCCGGATGCTTCTTGATTACTGCCGGAGATGTGATCGGCGCCCACGAATCGACCGCAAGCCGCACGGTACGCCGGGTTGCTCTCGCCCTCGTCCGTCGCCGCAGACATTGGATCAG TTGGCCGTCGCCTAGACAGGTGCGGGGAGTCCAAGGCTGCTTCTACGCTGTCGCTGGCTTTCCGCGCGTCGTGGGTGCAATTGACGGCACGCATGTGCGGATACAGGCTCCTGGAGAGCATGAAGAAGCCTACGTCAACCGCCACTTTTATCACTCCATAAACGTTGAACTTACTAAATAA